CTTGCCCTTCTCGATCGTGCCGCGATCGGTGAGGCCGAACAGGTGCGCGGTGTCGTGGGATTGCTTGCGGATCACGTACTCCAGCGACAGCTTCTCGCCCCGCCGCCGGTCTCGCGCCCAGTGCGTCAGCAGGAACGTGGGATACGACGCGTCGCAGATCATCCCGCAGTGCGCGCCGCCGTCGGAGAGCCCGAGCACGCCGGCCGGGTGCAGCATCATCTCCCGGATCGCGTCGCAGTTGCCGTCGGCGTAGTTGTACAGCGGCAGCATCAGCATGGCGGTCGCGTCCCGCTCGAGCATGAGGTCGTAGAGCGTGGACAGTGGGTCCTCGCCGCGGGCTGCGGCGATGGCGGCGACGGTGCGGTCCGGGGTGGGCTCGTAGTCGGGCGGATCGCCAAGCGCGTACAGCCGCCCGAGTGAGTGCTGCACCAGGGCGAACATCCCGTCGAACAACAGGGTCGGGTCGGCGGGCAGGTCCTCGTCGGCCAGGATGGCGGCCTTGACCGCCGGGTCCGCCAGGCGCTGCGCGAGTTCCTCGCGGCTGCATTCGGCGGCCAGACGGCGATAGGTGGGCCGGTGGCTGAAGCCGTGGTGGCCCTGGAATCCGATCATCATGCCGAACGGCCTCGCCGCGACCTGGGGGTAGAGGCGCGCACCCTCCGCGTGCGCGTCCGCGGAGAGGTCCAGCATCTCGCGCCACAGGTTGGGATCGGCGTCCACTTGAATCAGAGCGAAGGAGACCGGCCGGTCGATCTCACCGCTCAGCCGGCGCATCCAGTCCAATTCCTTCTTGGGGGCGACGATGTCCTCGCCCGCGGCGCCCTGCGGGGCCAGTTCGAAGACGGCCTGACCGCCGGCAGCCATCGCGCGTCCGAGTCCGAACAGCTCGTCCTCCGCCGCGAAGGTGCCGGGCACGGGCTCGCCGTCCATAGCGCGGTGCCCCATCGTGCGCGACGTCGAAAACCCCAGCGCCCCAGCCTCGATCGCCTCCCGAACCAGCCGGCCCATCGCCTCGATGTCGTCGGGCGTCGCGGGCTCGTTGCGGGCCCCGCGCTCGCCCATCGCGTACGCGCGGATGGCGCCGTGGGCGACTTGGCTGCCCACGTCGACCGCGAACTTCTGCTTGCCGATCGCGTCGAGGTATTCGGGGTAGGTCTCCCAGCCCCATTTGATGCCCTCGGTGAGCGCGGTGCCGGGGATGTCCTCGACACCTTCCATCAACTCGATCAGCCACTGCTCGGTGCCGGGCCGGACCGGGGCGAAGCCGACGCCGCAGTTGCCGGTCACGATGGTGGTGACGCCGTGACCGCTGGACGGCTCCAGCAGGCCGTCCCAGCTCACCTGGCCGTCGTAGTGGGTGTGGATGTCGACGAACCCGGGGGCCACCACACGGCCTGTGGCGTCGATGGTTTCGGCCGCCTCGCCCGGCATGGCGGGGTCCTCGGCGCC
This genomic interval from Mycobacterium sp. SMC-2 contains the following:
- a CDS encoding amidohydrolase family protein, which encodes MFDLKIVGGTVVDGTGAERYRADIGIKDGKIVDVVRRGAEDPAMPGEAAETIDATGRVVAPGFVDIHTHYDGQVSWDGLLEPSSGHGVTTIVTGNCGVGFAPVRPGTEQWLIELMEGVEDIPGTALTEGIKWGWETYPEYLDAIGKQKFAVDVGSQVAHGAIRAYAMGERGARNEPATPDDIEAMGRLVREAIEAGALGFSTSRTMGHRAMDGEPVPGTFAAEDELFGLGRAMAAGGQAVFELAPQGAAGEDIVAPKKELDWMRRLSGEIDRPVSFALIQVDADPNLWREMLDLSADAHAEGARLYPQVAARPFGMMIGFQGHHGFSHRPTYRRLAAECSREELAQRLADPAVKAAILADEDLPADPTLLFDGMFALVQHSLGRLYALGDPPDYEPTPDRTVAAIAAARGEDPLSTLYDLMLERDATAMLMLPLYNYADGNCDAIREMMLHPAGVLGLSDGGAHCGMICDASYPTFLLTHWARDRRRGEKLSLEYVIRKQSHDTAHLFGLTDRGTIEKGKKADINVIDMDALTLHPAAMAFDLPAGGNRILQGASGYAATIVSGTVTRRNDVDTGARPGRLVRGAR